TCGAGGGCCACGGTCGGGTGAGCCGGGTCGGGGCTCTCCCAGGCGGACAGGCCGCCCGGCGGGACGACATGCGTGGGCAGGAAGCCGGGGGTCGTCATGCCGTCACTTCCGCATCACCGCGGGCTCACGGCGGCGCAGCAACCGGGCGACGGCCCAGCCGCAGAGCAGGGACAGGACGACGAGCATCCCCAGGTCGAGCAGCCAGACGCCCGCGGAGTGCGCGAACAGCGGGTCCGAGGTGTCGGGGACGATGCGTTCCAGGTCGATCGTGCCGGCCATCGCGGCGAACGCCCACCGCGACGGCACCAGCCAGGCCAGCTGTTCGAGGACGATCGTGCCGCGCACGTCCAGCAGGGCGCCGCAGAACACGACCTGCACGATCGCGAGGAGCACCAGCAGCGGCATGGTGACCTCCTCCTTGCGGACCAGCGCGGAGACGACCAGGCCCAGCATCATCGCGGTGAAGGCGAGCAGGGCCACGGCGATCGTGATCTCGACCAGCGGCGGCATCAGCACCCCTTCGCCGCCGGGGGCGCCCAGGTCGACGCCGAGCAGCGCGACCAGGGTGAGGACGATCGCCTGGAGGACGGTGACCGTGCCGAGGACGACGACCTTGGACATCAGGTACGCGGATCTGGACAGCCCCACGGCCCGTTCGCGCTGGTAGATCACCCGCTCCTTGACCAGTTCGCGCACGGCGTTCGCCGCCCCCGTCAGCACCCCGCCCACACACAGGATGAGCAGCGCGTTCATGGCCGTCTCCCGGTCCAGGGTGCCGCCCGCGAGGGCCCTGGCCATCGCGCCCATCACGAACGGCAGCGCGATCATGATGGCGAGGAAGGTGCGGTCGGCGCCGAGCGCGGCCGCGTACCGGCGGACCAGGGTGCCCAGTTGGGCGCCCCAGCTCTGCGGCTTGGGCGGCGGCGCCACGGCGACCGGCTCCGCGTCGGGCTGGTAGGGCTGTCCCATGGCGGCGGTGACGTACTGGCGCTGGAAGGGAGAGTCGCGGTACTCCTCGGCCCAGTCCCGCTCCCGGTCCCGTTCGAAGGCCTCGAACGCCTCCGGCCACTGCTCGAAGCCGAAGAAGGCGAGGGCGTCCTCCGGGGGGCCGTAGTAGGCGACCCTGCCGCCGGGCGCGAGGACGAGGAGGCGGTCGCAGACGTCGAGGCTGAGGACGCTGTGGGTGACGACGATGACGGTGCGGCCGTCGTCGGCGAGGCCGCGCAGCATGTGCATCACGGACCGGTCCATGCCGGGGTCGAGCCCGGAGGTCGGTTCGTCCAGGAAGAGCAGGGAGGGCTTGGTCAGGAGTTCCAGGGCGACGCTGACGCGTTTGCGCTGGCCGCCGGAGAGGCTGTGGATGGGCTGGCCCGCCCGCTGTTCGAGGCCCAGTTCGCGGATCACCTCGTCGACGCGGGCCTGCCGTTCGGCCTTCGCGGTGTCCTGGGGGAAGCGGAGTTCGGCGGCGTAGGACAGGGCCCTGCGCACGGTCAGCTGGGCGTGCAGGATGTCGTCCTGCGGGACCAGGCCGATGCGCTGGCGCAGTTCGGCGTAGTCGCGGTAGAGGTCGCGGCCGTCGTAGAGGACGCTGCCGCTGTCGGCGGGGCGCTGTCCGGTGAGGGCGTTCAGGAGGGTGGACTTGCCGGCTCCGCTCGGGCCGACGACGGCGAGGAGGCATTTCTCGCCGACCGGAAACGACACCCCGTCCAGCAGCGTCTTCCGGCCGCGGTCGACGGCGACGGTGAGTTCCTGGACGTCGAGGGAGACCTCCCCGGTGTCGACGTACTCCTGGAGTTCGTCGCCGACCAGGCAGAACGCGGAGTGACCGATGCCGACGATGTCACCGGGAGTGACCGGGGCACGGTCGACGGGGGTGCCGTTGAGGTAGGTGCCGTTGTGGCTGCCGAGGTCGACGATCTCGTACGTGCCCTCCGGCCGCGCCCGTAGCTCGGCGTGCCGGCGGGAGACGACGAGGTCGTCGATGACCAGGTCGTTGTCGGCGGCGCGGCCGATGTGGACGGTCCGCTCGGGCAGCGGGTGGACGCTGGTGGGCTGCCGGAAGGTGCCGGTGGTGGCGGGGCGGTGGATGCCGGAGGGCCGCTCGGGGGCGAGGCCGGTGAGCACCGCGCGGGGGCCGTCGGGGAGGCTCCCGAAGTGGATGACCGTGCCGGGGCCGACGTCCCACTCGTGGACGCGGTGGCCGTCGGCGTACGTGCCGTTGGTGCTGTGCTCGTCCTCGATGGTCCAGTGGTCGGCCTGGGCCCGGAGCACCGCGTGGTGCCAGGAGACCCGGTCGTCGTCGAGGACGACGTCGCTGAGCGGGTCGCGGCCCACGTGGTAGGCGTGGGACGGGGCCAGCACGGTGGAGCCCGACTCGGTCTCCAGCACGAGTGCGGGCGCAGTCGACGCGATCGACCGCTCTGCCATGCCGAAAATTCTACCGATGCGTCCCGATATGCGCGCCCGGCCGCTACGGCGAGGCCCGGAGAGCAGGCCCCCCGCTCAGGCTGCGGGGGCGGCGATTCTCTGGGCGATGCGCTGCATGCGGACGGCGTCGACGGACTCCGCGAGCAGTTCGTACTCCGTGGTGTCGTCGTTGGTGGCGATCCGCACCAGATTCCCGGCGGCCAACTCCTCGGCGACCAGGACCTGTTGAGCGTCGTCGGCGGACCAGGCGCGCAGCTGGCTCGGTACGTCGGGTACGGTGTCGGCGACCGGGACGACCGCGTTCGGGGGGAAGTTCGGGTTCTCGGGTCGTGGGTCGAGGCGTTCGGCGATCCATAACGCACGGTCGCGCATCCACCACAGCGCCAGGGCCAGGGTGGGGGCGCGATAGGTTCCGAGGGGCACGCCGACGCGCTGACCGCCGCACCAGCCGTACGCGGTGACATGGCACAGGAATTCGTCGTGCACGCTTCGCTCCCCCGATCGCACCGCCGACCCCGCGCGGCCCGACACGCCGCGCGGACTTGCTCTCGCCTCGCAGACTTGCTGGTCGTGCACCTCTGGCGACAAGAACGTCACGCACAGTGACGTGAAGAGCGCGCATGGGTGCGCGTTCGTTCATGACTCAATCGCCCTGTCAGTCGAGTATCGCCACTCCTGACCCTCTGTCACCATGCCAATTCGGCCAGTCTCCTGGCATATGCGAGGGCGCGGTTGGCCGAAACACTGCGAAGGGCCCGCTGAGCGGGGCTTCTGGGGGCATGGGGAGCGGAGGGGGAGCTCCGGACCCGATCGCCTCCGTCCCATACGTATGGCCTCGGCGGAGCGTTCAACGGAACGGACCTACGGCCCTCCGGGCCGAAAAGCACGGGGCGGGGCCCCTGCTTTTCAGGGGCGCGGGGAACTGCGCGACCAGCCCCCACGCGCCCGCAGATGACCGAGGCGGACGAGGGGGCTAGCCCTTGCCCTCGATGATGGCGTCGATGCGGGCCAGCTCGTCCGCCTCGAAGTCGAGGCGGGCGATGGCGCCGACGCTGTCCTCGATCTGACGGGCGCTGCTCGCGCCGACGAGGGCGGAGGTGACCCGGCCGCCGCGCAGCGTCCAGGCCAGGGCGAGCTGGGCCAGGGTCTGGCCGCGCGACTTGGCGACCTCGTCCAGCGCGCGGAGCCTGCCCACCAGGTCCTCGGTGACGGCGTCGGAGTTGAGGAAGGGGCTGTCGCTCGCCGCGCGGGAGCCCTCCGGGATGCCGTCGAGGTAGCGGGAGGTCAGCAGGCCCTGCTCCAGGGGGGAGAAGACGATGGAGCCGACCTGCAGTTCGTCGAGGGCGTCGAGCAGGCCCTCGCTCTCGGGGCGCCGGTCGAGCATCGAGTAGCGCGGCTGGTGGATGAGGAGCGGGGTGCCCAGCTCGCCGAGGATGCGGGCGGCCTCGCGGGTCTGCTCGGCGGAGTAGTTGGAGACGCCGACGTACAGCGCCTTGCCCTGCTGGACCGCCGAGTGCAGCGCGCCCATCGTCTCCTCCAGCGGAGTCTCCGGGTCGGGGCGGTGCGAGTAGAAGATGTCGACGTAGTCCAGGCCCATGCGCTTCAGGCTCTGGTCGAGCGAGGAGAGCACGTACTTGCGCGAGCCCCACTCGCCGTACGGGCCGGGCCACATCAGATAGCCGGCCTTGGTGGAGATGACCAGTTCGTCGCGGTACGGGGCGAAGTCGTCCTTGAGGGCCTCGCCGAGGGCGGCTTCGGCGGAGCCGGGCGGCGGGCCGTAGTTGTTGGCCAGGTCGAAGTGGGTGACGCCCAGGTCGAAGGCGCGGCGCAGGATCGCGCGCTGCGTCTCGACGGAACGGTCGGGGCCGAAGTTGTGCCACAGGCCGAGCGAGAGCGCGGGAAGCCTGAGGCCGCTGCGTCCGGTGCGCCGGTAGGGCATGTCCGCGTAGCGGTCGGGGTGTGCGGTGTACAACGCGACTCCTGAGAGGTTGGCACGGGGGGGGCCGGGGTCCCTGAGAACCGGGGTCCACTCTTTCGCGACCTGGGGGCATTGGTCCAACAGAAGAATCCGATCAGATTCAGCGCCTACGCTTCTCAGTCATGGAACTCCGTCATCTCCAGCACTTCGTCGCGGTCGCCGAGGAGGAGCACTTCACCCGGGCCGCCGAACGGCTGCTGGTCTCCCAGTCGGGCCTGTCCGCCTCCGTCCGGGCCCTGGAGCGCGAGCTGCAGACGCCGCTGTTCGTGCGGACGACCCGCAGGGTGACGCTCACCCCCGCCGGACGGGCACTGCTGAGCGAGGCGGAGCGGATCCTCGCACAGGTGCGGTCGGCGCGAGAGGCGGTGGCCGCCGTGCAGGGCGTCCTGCGGGGCATGCTGGCGGTGGGGTTCGAGCAGTGTGTGGCCGGGCTGAACGTCGCGGGGCTGCTGGCGTCGTTCCGCCGCCGTCATCCGGATGTGGAGATCTGTCTGCGGCAGGCGGGCTCGGGCGCGCTGGCCGAGGAGGTCGCGAGCGGCCGCCTCGACCTCGCGTTCGCCGTGCGGGCCGCGCAGAAGGACACCGACCAGCTGCGCGTCGTCCCGCTGTCCGGCGAGCCGATGACGGTCCTGTGCCATCCCAGCCATCACCTCGCCGCCGCGGGCTCCGCGGTGACCCCGGAGGAGCTGGGCGGCGAGGTCTTCGTCGACTTCCACCCGGACTGGGGCCCGCGCCGGACCACCGACGCGGTGTTCGCCGCCGCCGGTGTCCGCCGGACGGTCGCCCTGGAGGTCAACGACGTGCACAGCCTGCTGGAACTCGTCGAGGAGAACCTCTGCGTCGCCGTCGTCCCCCGACACTTCCGGCACAAGCGCGACTCGCTCGTCGCGCTCGACGTCGAGGGCGGCGGCGGGACCGTGTACGAGACGGTCGCCCTGCTGCCGCCCCCGCAGGCCATGAGCCCGGCGGCGCGCGCCCTGATGGAACTCCTCGACCCGCCGCCGGGGTCTCCTGAGGTCAGTCGGTGACGGGCACCCACCCGCGGTTCACGGTGTCGTACTCGTAGCGCGGCAGCCCCTTGACCGCGCTCGTACGGAACGGGCTGCCGCCGTCGTCGATCCGGACCGTGCCGGTACGGCCCTCGGAGGACCAGTCCAGCTCCAGGTACCAACTGCAGTCACAGGTCTCGGTCTCGGCGGAGACCTTCAGCACCTCCGGGTCCGTGGCCGACACGCTGTACGGAAACCGCACGGCGGGGATCCGGACGTCCAGGTCGGCGCCGTCCACCGAGCGGGCGATCGGCCGGTCCTTGTCGAGGTCCACGTCGAAGTACCGGGGCGTGACCCGTCCGCCGCAGCCCCCGCCCATCACGTAGGAGTTGCCCTCGACGGGAGTCGTGCGCCCGACGACGCGGACCCGCAGCGCGTTCAGCACGACGGCCGTGGACTTCCGCCCCTGGACCGTGATCTCCACGATCGTGTTCCGGCCGTGCACCCCCCGCTGCGTCGCGGCCCAGACCTCCGCGTCCTGCGGCGCCGGTGGCGGGGGCACCTCCTTGGGCGGTTTGGCGACAACGTAGTCATGACCGCAGCCGGAGGCCCAGAGCTGGGAGTTCACCGTCCAGGTGAGGGGCACGCCGGTGGCGGAGGGCTTCCGCTCGGCGGTGTCGTCGTCGTCCTTCGTCGAGGGGCCGCTCCCGGGTTCGGTGGGCGAGGGCGAGGGTGTGCCCGAAGGGCTCTTCGAGCCGCCGGTGCCCGGTGCGGGGGTCGGGCTCGTGGGAGCCGCCGACGGCCGCTGCGCCGCCGATGTCGTCCGGGACGGCGTCGGTTCGCCCCCCTGTGCGCCCGTGTCGGCCGGGGGCCTGCCGGACGGCAACGCGGCGAGACTGCCCAGCGTCGCGACGAGCACCGCGCCGACGGCCGCGCTGACCAGGGTGCGCCGACGACGGTGCCAGGGGCGACGGGCCGGCGGCGCCGACGCGCGCGTGCCGCCCGACTCGCCAGCCGCGACGGGGGCGACCGGGTCAGTGGACTCGGCCAGTTCACTGGACTCGGCCGGGTCGGCAGGCTCGGCCGGGGCAGTGGGCTCGGCCGACTCTTCGGCATCGGCAAGCTCGACCGACTCGCCGGGCTCGACCGGCTCAACGGACTCGCTCGACTCGTCGGATTCGCTCGACTCGTCGGACCCTGCCTGCTCGGCGGGGCCAGCCAGTGCAGCGGGACCAACAGTCCCAGCAGGCCCAACCGACCCAACAACCCCTGCCGTCGACGTACCGGCCCCTCCCCCACCCGTACGCGCCCTCTGTCGCGCCGCCACCGCAGGCAGCCACAGGCGGTGCAGTTCGAGCCGTTCCTCCGCCGTCGCTCCGCAGAGCGCGGCGAAGCGTTCGACGGGCGCGAAGTCGAGCGGGACGGTGTCGCCCGCGCAGTAGCGGTGCAGCGTCGAGGTGTTCATGTTGAGGCGGCGGGCCAACTGCCCGTAGCTGCGGTCCGTGCGTTCCTTGAGGCGCGTGAGCGCCGCCGCGAACTCCCGCACGTCGTCCGGTACTGCCGACACTGTTCTCCACGTCCTCCCCGTCCCGGGACGGCATCCCAGGCACTCCCCGTACATGCACGTCAGCGGGGCTGGGATGGTTCCATGGCCGCGGATCCGCCGTCCGCCGTTGCGCTCGCTCCCGGTGACGGCCGATGCTCTTGGTGTCGCCCCGACCAGGGCCGGACGGACCATCCGGCGTCGGCGGCGAAGCGGCACCACTCACTCATCCACGTACGCATCCGGCGTACTCGTTTCACGGGGGACACCCATGCCCAGGCACACCCGAGCCCGCACGCTCACCGCACTCGTCGTGGCGGGCCTCACCGCGGGCGCCGCGCTCGCCGCCGGCGCCGTTCCGGCCGCCGCCGCGAAGGCGGGCGGCGCACCGAAGTACCTGTCGGCCTCCGAGCTCCCGCCGCACCCCTCGTCCTCCTGGACGGCGGGCAAGATCGAGGACGGCGTCCCGGAGGAGCTCCAGTACTGCCTGGGCGACGCGTTCCTGGCGTACGACGTCAACCACCGCTCCTTCCGGACGGACCTGGAGACCAGTGCCAGGCAGACGGTCGTCGTCACCGGCAGCGACAGCAAGGCCAAGGCGCTCGCCAAGCGGCTGAACAAGGACTTCCGCGACTGTGTGAGCGAATCCTCCGACCCGGACGTCGAGGCCGAGTACCGGGACCTCGGGACGCTGCCCGTCGAGGAGGGCGCCCGCGTCCACGGCGTGGCCACGGTCACCTCCTGGGGTGCCATGGACATCCGGCTCCTGTCGGTGGGCCGGGACGGCAGGACCGTCACGGTCGTGGACTGGGGGCAGATGGGCGGCTTCAAGGGCGCGCCGGTCAAGGCCTTCAAGAAGACGACGACCACCGCCGTCAACAAGCTCCACTGACCGGGTCCCGCAGCGCCGGATCGGGGGACCGGCGCTGCGGGAACCCCCGCTGGGGGGGCGGGGACGGTGCGGGCGCGGGCCCGATGCTCGATGGTGGACGTATGGATGTGAAGGACGTTCTCATCGACGCGTACGGCCGGATCAAGGAGGAGGTCCACGCGGCAGTGGACGGCCTGTCCCCGGCGCAGCTGCACGACCGCCCCGCGCCCGAGGCCAACTCCGTCGCCTGGCTGGTCTGGCATCTCACCCGGATCCAGGACGACCATGTGGCCGACGCCGCCGGGCTCGACCAGGTCTGGCTGTCCCAGGGCTGGGAGAAACGCTTCGGACTCGCGCTGCCGCCCCGGGACACGGGCTACGGGCACGACCCGGAGCAGGTCGCCGCGGTGCGGGTCGACTCGGCCGACCTGCTGACCGGCTACTTCGACGCCGTGCACGCCCAGACTGTGGAGTACGTCCGGGGCCTCACCCCCGACGACCTCGACCGCGTCGTGGACGAGCGATGGGCCCCGGCCGTCACCCTCGGCGTACGCCTGATCAGCGTCCTGGCCGACGACCTCCAACACACCGGCCAGGCGGCGTACGTACGGGGGCTGCTCGGAAGCTAGGACGGCCCCGAAGGGCGGGTGCGGGGTCCAGGAGATCCGCAAGGCTCGTGGGTGAATTCGGCCCCGCGGACGCCACGGTGCCGACGGGGGACCTGCGGGGCATCGACCTCCCGGAGCAGGAGATACACGCGCCGACCTGGCCCCCCGACACCGCCCGGCCGCCGCGGTCGGCGGGCGCTCGTCAGCCGCCAGCCGTACCGGGGCGGGGGTCGGCCGACCTGATGCGGTCGTTGAGGGCGGCAAAGGACACCGGCAGACCAGCCGCCGCGCGAACCGCGCTCAGACTGACACTGTCCGAGTCCAGGGTGGCCACCACTGGGAGGGAGAGTACATAGAACTCCCACTGAGCGGTGTCGAGTGGTTCGTAGACCGCGTGTTCACGGGCGACCTGAACGGCGAAAACGTAGACGTCGGCGTTGTACGACTTCTCCTCCGAGTAGCCGCGATCGGGTGACCACGTGCGAGCGCGGAGCCCACTGAAGCGGATGTGAGACGGCGTGCGCTGCTCCCAGGCCTGCAGGTAGGCGCCGGCCTTGACTTCGATGCGCAGGCCGTCGTCGGTTTCGACGTCGTGGCTGGCCCATTCCACACGGGGCTCATGGGAGCCGACTGCCTGATGAACCAGGAATTCGGCGAACAGACCGCGGGTGTTGTTCATACGAAGGTCAGGCATGGCGAACCGCCAGAAGTCGACCACCGTCACGTCCGGAACGCCGATGACTGACTCGTCTCCGCGGAGCGGTGGCACGGGCCGCGGAGTCAAGGGCAGATGGGCCGGCTGCTTCATGGCCCGCAGTCTGCCAGTGAGCCGTGGGCGCTTGCGCACCTGCCGTCAGCAGCCCTTGCCGAGCCGGTGTCTGCGCGACGGCGGGCAGCGTCATACTCGTGTGGAACCGGTGTCCCGTCGGTGTCCTGCACGGGGGCCTGGATGCCGGACCCGTCGGCTCCAGGTCAGACAGGGCCGACGGGAGCTGTCCTGGGGGCCGGGGCCGGGACGACGGGCCGGGCAGGGCGGGTGACGAAGAGCCACACGCAGAGCCCGACAGCCGTGAGGAATCCGCCGAGCAGCACGGCGACCACGACAGCGATGGGCACCGAACAGCCTTCCCCGGCGACCCCCATCGTCGTCACCACGCTCAACAGGCAGACGGTCACGACCAAGAGCCCGCCCACTGCGGTCGCCCGAACGGCCCCGCCGCCGGCCACCCGGATCCCGTCCAGACCCGAACGGCCGTAGGCGGCGAACCCCACGACGGAGACAACGAGCACCAACGACAGCAACACCAGGATCATCACACCCAGCCAGTCGGGGGCTCTTCCTCCGTGGTACGCCTTGCCATAGGCGTACGCCCCGTCGCACAGGAGCGCGAAGATCGGCAAGGGCGCGCACTGACCGAGCAGGCGCCGGGCATAGTGGACAGGGTCGTACGGCAGCACGCCCTCGATCAGCAGGACGGCGGCGAAAATGAGCAGCGCTCCGGCGACCGAGAAGCCGACGCCGGCCACAACGTGCTCGAACAGCGCCCGGCCGGGGTTGCGTCCGTCGGCCGCGACGATGCAGTAGGTCAGAGAACTGAAGACCAGCCCAAGCAGGGCGGCGAGGAGGGCGGGAAGCGCCTGACCGAGTGCCTGTTCTCGGCGGCCGGTCGGCGCGGCCTCGCCGAGGAAGTGGGAGATGACGATGAACACGGCCGCCAGCGCGAACCCGGCCAGCACTCCGGAGAGTTGAGAATAGAGCTCGGCGATCGTCCCGACTTCGAGGGACGGGGGCTGGCAGCGCACAGGCGGCTCCGACGTGGACGACGAAAGCCGTAGCGTGCTCCGGAGTGGGCCGCCCCCGTGGGAGATCGAGGCTTTCCGACATCGGCGACGGGTTCGCACGCTAGGGTCTCCAGCGCAAAGTGGATCCTGTTGCTGAATGATCACGTCCGGACTTGGGAAGCGGCCGTCGTTCGGGACGGCCATGCCACGACGCGCCCGGCGGACGCGCCGCGATCGCCTCATCCGTCGTGTGCGCGTGGAGGCAGTCGTGATCAGTGCACCGACGACGGTCGGCCGAGACGTGGCCCCGCTTCGTCCAGGAAGCGGTGCAGGTCCGTCAGTTCAGGCCGACCGTCGTGCGGGAGCGGCTCAGCGGTCGGACGCCGCCGCGTAACCCGGGAGTACCACGTTCTCGATGAGGGCGTTGCGCTCGTCGAACGGGATGAAGGCGCTCTTCACCGCGTTCACCGTGACCGTGCGCAGGTCGTCGAGGGTCCAGTCG
This genomic stretch from Streptomyces deccanensis harbors:
- a CDS encoding FHA domain-containing protein, translating into MAERSIASTAPALVLETESGSTVLAPSHAYHVGRDPLSDVVLDDDRVSWHHAVLRAQADHWTIEDEHSTNGTYADGHRVHEWDVGPGTVIHFGSLPDGPRAVLTGLAPERPSGIHRPATTGTFRQPTSVHPLPERTVHIGRAADNDLVIDDLVVSRRHAELRARPEGTYEIVDLGSHNGTYLNGTPVDRAPVTPGDIVGIGHSAFCLVGDELQEYVDTGEVSLDVQELTVAVDRGRKTLLDGVSFPVGEKCLLAVVGPSGAGKSTLLNALTGQRPADSGSVLYDGRDLYRDYAELRQRIGLVPQDDILHAQLTVRRALSYAAELRFPQDTAKAERQARVDEVIRELGLEQRAGQPIHSLSGGQRKRVSVALELLTKPSLLFLDEPTSGLDPGMDRSVMHMLRGLADDGRTVIVVTHSVLSLDVCDRLLVLAPGGRVAYYGPPEDALAFFGFEQWPEAFEAFERDRERDWAEEYRDSPFQRQYVTAAMGQPYQPDAEPVAVAPPPKPQSWGAQLGTLVRRYAAALGADRTFLAIMIALPFVMGAMARALAGGTLDRETAMNALLILCVGGVLTGAANAVRELVKERVIYQRERAVGLSRSAYLMSKVVVLGTVTVLQAIVLTLVALLGVDLGAPGGEGVLMPPLVEITIAVALLAFTAMMLGLVVSALVRKEEVTMPLLVLLAIVQVVFCGALLDVRGTIVLEQLAWLVPSRWAFAAMAGTIDLERIVPDTSDPLFAHSAGVWLLDLGMLVVLSLLCGWAVARLLRRREPAVMRK
- a CDS encoding transcriptional regulator, which gives rise to MSAVPDDVREFAAALTRLKERTDRSYGQLARRLNMNTSTLHRYCAGDTVPLDFAPVERFAALCGATAEERLELHRLWLPAVAARQRARTGGGGAGTSTAGVVGSVGPAGTVGPAALAGPAEQAGSDESSESDESSESVEPVEPGESVELADAEESAEPTAPAEPADPAESSELAESTDPVAPVAAGESGGTRASAPPARRPWHRRRRTLVSAAVGAVLVATLGSLAALPSGRPPADTGAQGGEPTPSRTTSAAQRPSAAPTSPTPAPGTGGSKSPSGTPSPSPTEPGSGPSTKDDDDTAERKPSATGVPLTWTVNSQLWASGCGHDYVVAKPPKEVPPPPAPQDAEVWAATQRGVHGRNTIVEITVQGRKSTAVVLNALRVRVVGRTTPVEGNSYVMGGGCGGRVTPRYFDVDLDKDRPIARSVDGADLDVRIPAVRFPYSVSATDPEVLKVSAETETCDCSWYLELDWSSEGRTGTVRIDDGGSPFRTSAVKGLPRYEYDTVNRGWVPVTD
- the mgrA gene encoding L-glyceraldehyde 3-phosphate reductase produces the protein MYTAHPDRYADMPYRRTGRSGLRLPALSLGLWHNFGPDRSVETQRAILRRAFDLGVTHFDLANNYGPPPGSAEAALGEALKDDFAPYRDELVISTKAGYLMWPGPYGEWGSRKYVLSSLDQSLKRMGLDYVDIFYSHRPDPETPLEETMGALHSAVQQGKALYVGVSNYSAEQTREAARILGELGTPLLIHQPRYSMLDRRPESEGLLDALDELQVGSIVFSPLEQGLLTSRYLDGIPEGSRAASDSPFLNSDAVTEDLVGRLRALDEVAKSRGQTLAQLALAWTLRGGRVTSALVGASSARQIEDSVGAIARLDFEADELARIDAIIEGKG
- a CDS encoding mycothiol transferase — encoded protein: MDVKDVLIDAYGRIKEEVHAAVDGLSPAQLHDRPAPEANSVAWLVWHLTRIQDDHVADAAGLDQVWLSQGWEKRFGLALPPRDTGYGHDPEQVAAVRVDSADLLTGYFDAVHAQTVEYVRGLTPDDLDRVVDERWAPAVTLGVRLISVLADDLQHTGQAAYVRGLLGS
- a CDS encoding LysR family transcriptional regulator, with the translated sequence MELRHLQHFVAVAEEEHFTRAAERLLVSQSGLSASVRALERELQTPLFVRTTRRVTLTPAGRALLSEAERILAQVRSAREAVAAVQGVLRGMLAVGFEQCVAGLNVAGLLASFRRRHPDVEICLRQAGSGALAEEVASGRLDLAFAVRAAQKDTDQLRVVPLSGEPMTVLCHPSHHLAAAGSAVTPEELGGEVFVDFHPDWGPRRTTDAVFAAAGVRRTVALEVNDVHSLLELVEENLCVAVVPRHFRHKRDSLVALDVEGGGGTVYETVALLPPPQAMSPAARALMELLDPPPGSPEVSR